AACGTTGTCTTCACTGCGACCAGCGGGTCTTAGCGCTAAGCCTGACTAGTTTCTACTGTAATAGATGGGGAAGTCAGGAACCCGTCAGTCCCCTATTCGAAATGCTACGGGATGATAATGTCAGACGATTATGCGATTCTTTTGTAGGGGCGAACGGCTGTTCGCCCGAAAAGGGTGTTGATTGGAATATCTGCCTTTTACGCGAAAAATGTGACAGACCGTAGGAGCATTTGGGAGCCAGTCTGCTAACGCAGGCCAGTCACCTTCAGTACCGCTTTGCAGGCAAAGAACTGCTATTCACTCTAAAAAACACATTGACCGTCAACGGTAAACCGTTCTCTGAATTGAGGTAAATACCAATTCAAGTTTCATAAAGGGCGCACGGTTTGAGGCGTGCTTCAGAGCGCACACTCCCCACCGCAAGCGGTCCCCCCCGCTCAAGCGGGGATTTAAGATCAAGAGCATTAAGAGCGGTTATTCTTTATCCGTCAACGGTCATTCGTGAAAAACGGGACAGACCTTAGGAGCCGGTCAGTATTTTTCGGGACAGACTCGATTATTTACATTTCGTAAACACACTTATAGCCCCACAATTCTAAGCGGAAGTGGACGGCTCCAGACTTCCGAGGGACTCTATTATTCGAATAGACGTGGACAGGCGTCAGGAGCTCGTCAGTCCCCTATTCGGTTCCCTTATCAGTACTCTTTTGGGCGAACGGCCGTTCGCCCCTACAAGAAGTGTATGATTCTGAATTGGACCACTGATCAAGAGGATCGTCTACTGGCTCTTCACGTTCTTCCCGTGCAGCGTATCTTTTGCTCTTCTCGCTCGGAGTTTGGAGAATCGTTTACAGTGAACCTGCAAACGTCTCCCGCCGGAGGCGAAACGGACGGGGACAGATGTCAGGAGTTCGTTAGTCTTCTATTCGAAATGCTACGGGATGACAATGTCAGACGATTATGCGATTCTTTTGTAGGGGCGAACGGCTGTTCGCCCGTGAGTGGATTTCAGTGCAGGCTCTACGAGATGACAGTAACGCTCAATTAGTGGATGATACCGCTTCACGTCATCCTGACAATGGTTTTGGTCAGGATCTGCTCTTTTGGGTTTCACGAAGCATGCACGCGAAAAATGGGACAGACGCTAAGGGCACGTCAGTCACTATTTTCGCTTACAGCGCTCAGCGGTTTTTGGTACGAGATCCCGCACAGGAGCACTGCGGGATGACAGTCCTTCGCGTCATCCTGGCATGCTTCTGGCCAGGATCTCGGGTTCCCGCCAAAAATGGATCAAGCCATAGGAACAGAGCAGTCCCAATTTTCGCTCAGTCTCGGCTAGTGATAACTCTTCAAAGCGTTCAGCGGGACTCTGATCTTAAGGTTACAGCGGTTCTTACGATCGAGATGGTGAAACAAGTTCATGAGGAATTTATGAGCTCATTCGGAGGGCAAGGACCTAACCAGGAATAAAGAACCTGGACGAGTAGCGTCAAAGAACAATAGCCTTAGCGGAGGCGGGGGACCATCGACGCACTCTTCATTTTCAGACAGTGATAAAAGCGTTTCGCAGTTACGAGACTATAATAATTCTTCGTAGAGTTCTCTTCATGAACATCCTTTCAGGAAGAAAGGAACGGGCTTTCATCGGGTCACATTGAATTGCAAAGCTGGATGTGTCTCCTTGAGGCAAAAGATAAGGAGTCTGAGATGCTAGAATAAAACGAGCCTCTGGAGCTTGATTGGGGGAAAAGCTGTGAAAATGATCTTTGTCTTTATTCTTATTCTGTGTGTATATCTTATTGCATTTTCAGGTGCGATCAACCTTACTGTCGAAGAGACTATGTCGCTTACTGAGCTTAATAAATCATACAACGCAGCAATAGAGACTTTTGCAAAGAAAGCTGGTCTCTTGAGCTCGGGGGCAGATCACTTTGTGAATGCGCTCTATTCAAAGGATCCACTGCTGATTCGGTTTAGAGAAGATGTTAGAGAATCGATTGAGAGTATTGAAGAGGCTCGAATAAACGCTGTCGGTGAAGAGGAGATGTCAAAGCTTTTGCTGGCTTACCAGAGGGCGAAGCTTAGAGAAAATAAGCAACTGATGGCAATTGCCGAATCTTCGCTGTACAGTTCCATGGACTATGCTGTTGCAGAAGGATTGAAAAGTTCCCTGGCAACCGCAAAAAAAGTGATATCGGACTTTCTTTCTAACTGGAAAAGTATCCTTGAGCCGATTCTGAAGGGTGATTTCAAGGGAGTTCTTAAAAACGCAATTTTGCAGGTTATTGACTCCACATACAAGATAACTTTCATAGATCATGTCAAGACAAATTATGGAGCGACCGAACGTATTGCAAACTACTGGTGGAAGTCTTACTTCGTAGATCCTTTCACACTCTCCGATGAGAAGAAGATGGTGGATGAGGTTCTGACAAGTGCTTCCGATGAGTTGAAAGAGAAGTTGAAAGAGAAACTGACAGAGAGGGTCAAGATCGAGATAATCTCGAAAGGAGAAGAATTGTCACATGAGGCTCTGGAGAAGACTGTGAAGGAGAAGGCAGAAGGCATATTGAAAAATCTCATCGAAACCCCCTCGTTGCTGATAGAGCTTTTCGCGAAGTACTATAACGTAGCAGAGTTTCAAATTATGTTCAATAATTTGGCCGTAAACGAAATAGGTTTCCTGAAAGAGATCAGGAGGGTTGTGGGCGAGGATATTGCGGAAATCGATAGATGCTATTTCGACAAAGCCTATTTTCTTCGAAGGCGGCGGCAATCTGATGACGGAGAGAATAAAGCCACAAAAGAGATCAGCGTAAACAGCGTGATAGTTGGGACAGAGAAAATAGTGCCGGAAGTAGTATCACAGAACGTTGAAGAAGCATTTGAGAACAAAGATCCTCTTACTTCTGTTGTGACTGTGGAGACCATTGAAGATGAAATTAAGGTTGTTGCTTCTCACTACGAATCAGAGGGAATTCCTTCATCACAGAAATCGATTGATCTCATCGAAGAGCTTTTCGTAAGACTTGAACTGGACGAGATTACATCTGGAGTCTTCTATGAGGAGACACAAAGGATTCAGGACAATTATAATTCGGCCTTGAAGGCTTCAGTGTCGCAAATCTTCACAGAACTTGATCATCTAAGGGAAAGGGGAGAAATCTCGGTTCAAGAATACAACGATCGAAAGAGATCTGTGCAGGAAGAATCTGCAAATGAATGGGGCAATCTTGAATCATCTGTTGCAGAACTGCTCCGTACTATCGAAAACAACAAGGATGCTTTCGCTGAGAGTTTCAGACACATTTATGAAAAGATAGACGTGAAAGAAGAAATCGAAGCTATGAACTCAGAGATTAGTGAACAGATTTCTGCTTATGTCGAACTTTACTCTCTTAGGACAGGAATAGCCACCGAAGGTTCTTGGTTTGCAGGCAGCAGTGATCTGATCCAAAGTTTCTGTGATAACAAGTCCGGTTTCGGAAGGGATTTCATGAAGAGGCTTTACTCCGATTCTCCTGAAGTGAAACTAATAGAGAGCGGTTGGATTATTGAAGGTCTAGACTCTCTTCTGGGAAAAGAGATGGAAGCGACTTACAAGATCATTGATAGGACGACGGCAATCCAGGAGGAATTTGCCGATTTGTTTGGCGGAGTTCCCGCTTACTGCTATTCAGATAGTTTCGGAAACAATGAGTTCTCAGTGGAACTAAGTGTCTTTGAGTCGTCTGTTACCTCCTTACGTAACAGGGCCCAAGCTCTTCTCGAGAAAAGAAATACTGTAGATGATTTGAAATATTTGCTTGAAGAGAAGACAACCATGACAGTCGCTTATCTGCAAGCCAGTCTTGTTCTTCAAAACGGAAAGCTTGACATTTTCACAACCTTTCTAGATGTCTTGATTCGCGACTTCGGCAATCTTGAGAAGGAATACCTTTCAAAATGGACCGAAAAGATAGCAACCATGGTTGAAACTGTCGCTGATCTGTGGAAGCAAAGAATATCAGTTGAACAAGCCGAAGAGAGTTTAAGAATCGTTGCCGTATCGACTGATTCAGTTGAAGAGCGGTACTCTTCGTGGAATGAGCTTAGAAATGAGCTGTATGTTCTGAAGAGAGAGATAGACTACCTCGAAAATCACGGAGTTGCACAGCTGGATATCTCTGAAAAGGCTGTATCAAGTGAACTGCTCAGAAGTCTTATCTCTGAGAATGAGTCTCTCAAAGAGAGGGCAGAAGCTGTCAGCGCAGAATTTGAATTTTCAGTTATAAACGACGAGAGCTACGATTTGAAGTCTAGAATGGATGAGTTTACGGAAAGGATTACAGACTATGAGAAATACCCCGACGATACAATATCCGGAAGTCTTGAACATTACATCCGCTACATGATACAAAATGCCTTGATTCAGAAATATGGAATGGCTCTTTCTCTCTCTCTCGATGGCCAACTTGTAAAGGGTCTGACTGCCGGCAATCTGGAGAAGTCTCTGAACCTGTGCAGTGAGTTCAGAGGCTTCTTAGAGAAGGTTACGAAGCGTGAAGAAGCTTCTGCTGCGGCGAATAGCAGTCTGAACAAGTCTTTGGACTCTCTTGAAGTTTGGTTAAGTGAAATTGAAGACAGCGGTGGTTCTACGACAGGCGAAAGAAAAGCTGAGCTTTTAACATTTCTTGACAGCTCAGTAGAAGAGGCAACGGAGATATTCAGGAGCTATGGTTTCATCTATTCGAGGTGGACGAATGAAAGAGAGGCAGAAATTCGAGAAAGAATTGAGAACCTAACAGTTCTAGAAAGCAATAATGCTTCCTGGGGGCAGGATGTAACAACGACTGATCTTGGAGTAATCGAAAGACCTTCGAACTTGATTCAGGGAGAGTTGATCTGGCTGGATGTCGCTGAAAGAGGTTACCCGTCGCAAAGGTTCTCAGTATCTTCGGATGGAAAGTATTTGCTGATTGAAATGTCTAGGGGAAGTAATTATTCGACGAGATTCAGGATACTTGATCTTTCGACAGGTGAATTCGATATCTTTCCTCTTCCAGAAGAGGCTTTAAAGATTATTTCAACTGAACAGTATAGCTTCGACTGGGAAAGAGATGAAAGACTCTTGATATTCTCTTTTGCGGGAACTGTGATCGCCGTTGAAGTTTCAGGAGACTTTCAGGAGTTTTCTTACAACGTGATCGAAGGAATGGAATTCTTCGGTCACGATTTCACCGGAAAATATGGCCTGTTCCGCGAACCGAGAGGCGAACTGTATTTGCTGGACAATGAGACTTCATCAATGATCCAAATCGGAATAACATACTCGACCAATACACTCCAATGGCTTCAAGGTCAAGAGACTCTTTTCTTCGTAAATGGAAACGAGGAGATCGAATTATTCAGCACATCGAATGAAACTGCCTCTAAGCCGGGAACTTTCTTTGCTGCTTCTTCCTGTGCGGTCCTCCCAGGTGGCAAATGGCTTCTTTATGGCGATGCCTTCGAACTTAAGGCGCTTAGAGTAGAGAATGGCGAGATAATAAGCATGATGAAAATCCCAGAGTCGAACGAAGAGTTGATCGCCGGAGTATTCCCACTCAAGGGTAACAAAGCAGTATTGTTGTGGATGAAACATGACGAGAAATTTGACTATGGAGTTCAAGTATGCACTGTCGAATAAACGACTCGAAGTGATTAAGACCACATTCATCTGGGTGAAGGATCAGTTCCAAGTAGTAAGTTTAGCTTCAGAGGAGCATTGATAGCTGCGACTGTGAGTCGACTCAACTTTCACTGGAAAGTTGAGAGATGGGATGCTGAATCAAGTTCAGATGGCGAAAATGTTAGCGAATTTGGAGTACCATAGACGGTCGAGAAACATCGTGAGGTTCCACGCTTTCTTGGTTTACAAACGTTCATCTCCAGGCCCCTGACGTCATAAGTGACTTTTCATAATCCTTTATCTTCAAGAGACTCTTCTTCTTAGTCTGGCAACAAAGCGGGTGTATACTGAAAATGAAACCAAATCTTTATATAAGGGGTGAGAGCGTTGAAAGTGACGAGGAGAGTTTCTCTAGCCGTTCTTTTGGTTGTGCTTCTTGGTGGGATGCTTTTCGCAACGGGAAGCGAGTACACTGTTGTAAAGGGAGATACTCTATGGGAAATCGGAAAGGCCTATGGTGTCGACTGGAAGGAAATTGCCGAACTTAATGGAATCACTGATGAATTTGCGCTTCAGGTGGGAACTGTCTTGAAAATCCCCGCAGCATATACAGAAATATCCGTCATGATTCCCAATATCGATCATGAGATTCCCGCTGTTATCTGCATACCCAACGGTGACGGCCCATTTCCGTTAGTTGTTATGCTTCACGGAACAGGTTCTGATAAGAGTGAAGCCGGTGGAGGTTACCTGCTGGCGGCTCCAGCGCTCGCAGAGGCCGGTATTGCCAGCGTTCGCTTTGACTTCATAGGCAACGGCGAAAGTACTGCCGACTACATAAACTATAATTTCACCTCAGCCATAGACGACACGAATATCGCCTTTGCTTATGCGGCGAGTCTTCCAAGAGTGAATGGTCATCGGGCAGGGATAATGGGCTGGAGCCAGGGTGGAACAATCGCTTTGCTCGCGGCAGGTCAGAATCCCGCTTACAAGTCCGTTCTCTGCTGGGCCGGCGCTCCGGACCTGTCAGGAGTTGGAAGCTTAGAGGCGTACGAAATTGCAAAGCAGAATGGTTACTATGAGCTGACCTTTGACTGGAGAACACCTCTTAAGCTGGGGCTTCAGTGGTTTGATGAAGCCTATGGTACGGACGTTCTTCAGGTCTTCTCTAACTCAAGCGCACCAGTGCTTGCTATCAATGGTGCGGAGGACACAACAGTCGATCCCGTCAATGCCAGGAGAATCGTCGATGCTTCTAGAAATTCTGAATCAAAGGTTCTTCTAATTGAGGGCGCAGATCATACATTCAACATATTCACAGGCGATATGACTGCCTTCAATCAGCTCATTGAAGCTACAGTCGACTGGTTCGATAAAACACTCTAGGAATTTCACCGAACTAAAAAGCTTCTATATAGCGCAAAAAAGAGGAAGCCCATCGGGGCTTCCTTTTGCCTGGGGACAGACTCCATTATTTACATTTCCGCAACATTATTGCTCAAGGGAACAAGCGATTCACAGTTGATCATAAACCGAAAACGTTTTAATGCAAGAGTCACCCAAATGCTTCCCCCAAAAAGAGGAAGACTCCCTCAATTCTCTGAAGACGGTGAAAAGCAATCTCAAAGAAGAATAACTGTACTTACAGATGAGGGGTGATTCTCATGGCAAAAGGATACCCTCAACATGGGAATGGCTTCATCAAGAAGGTCTATGCATCTAATGAATTTGCTCTTACACCACTGTGGCAGCTACTTTCAGAACTTATTTTAAACAAAGAAGGGAAAAACTGTCTAGTCATGACAAGAGAAAAGCTCTTAGCAAATGTTAACTATATGTAAAAAATGGAGTCTGTCCCCAAAGAAGGGATAGCTTGAAATGCGCTATTACAGCGACAATAAGCGCATTGTTTTAATGTTAACTAGATGTAATAAATGGAGTCTGTCCCCAAAGAAGGGATAGCTTGAAATGCGCTATTACAGCGACAATAATCGCATTGTTTTAATGTTAACTAGATGTAATAAATGGAGTCTGTCCCCAAAGGAGGGGGATTGGGTTACATTTTGACATTTGTGAAGAGCTCTTCGATGCTTTGTCTTCGGCGGATGAGTTTTTCAGAGTCTCCGTCGACGAGCACTTCCGCGGGCAAGGGCATTCCATTGTAGTTGTTTGCCATGGAAAAACCGTAGGCGCCAGCGTTTTCGAAAACGATTGCTGTTCCCGGTATGGGCACCTCTATCTTTCTGCTTCTTGCGAGGATGTCTCCGCTTTCGCAGAGAGGGCCAACAACATCCGCTGTAACGCTCTTGCTTGTTCCTGAAAGCACCTGTATTCTGTGATGGGCATCATAAAGTACCGGCCTTATCAAAGCGTTCATACCGGCATCGGTCACGACGAAAATCTTCTCAGAAGGTTTCACACTTACCACGGTGGTCACCAGATATCCAGCAGGACCAATTATGTATCTTCCGAGCTCGGAAATTAGCTTTCCTTCAAAATCGGAAAACAGTTTCGCAATGCCTTTCTGAAGCTTTTCTATATCAAGTTCTTCACCTTCGTAGTCGATACCCCAGCCACCGCCAAGGTCAATGTACTTGAAACCGAATTCCTTGGCACACTCAAGTGCCTTTGAATATGCGTCTAAAAAGGGTTCAACATCAGTTATCTGCGATCCAATATGGAGATGCAGGCCGTCAATTCTATCGGCCACGCCCTCAACCTTCTCTATAGGAACACCGAATTTATGAGCCCTCAGCCCTGTAGATATATGTGGATGGGTTCTCGCATCGACATCGGGATTGACTCTCAGGAGCTTTTTCACGTCAACACCATCCCATAGAGGGAGTTCCTGCAACGAGTCAACACAGACAATGTCCAGTCCCTGGTTGGTGAAATGAACAATATCCTCATGAGTCTTGCCGTTACCGTTCCAGAGGATTCGCTTCATACCGGCCATTTTGGACGCTAGTAGCTCTCCCCTGGATACAACGTCTGCGCCTATTTCCTGTTCCGCCATGATCTTTAGAAGTGAAGGATTGTTGTTGGCCTTTAAGGCAAAGACAATCTCGGCATCGAGACCCTCGAAGACCTTCTTGGCTTTGGCAATTCTCTTTCTAATCTTTTGAGCATCATATACATAAAGGGGAGTACCGAATTCATTTGCGAGTTTCTGAAAATCAATCATCTCAACCTCCAAAATCGAGCCTTTCCGTGATCTCGTTTATCTCTTCGATCGTAATATTTAGGGCCGGCAAGAACCTTATTCGCCCACCTGTGACATTGAGAAGCACCCTTCTTTCAAAGGCCAGGGATTTCACCTTGTCCGGATCTTCTGTTGATACTCCTATCATCAGACCCATCCCGCTCACTTCTTTTACCCAGGGAAGCCTCTTCAGGTTCTCCATCAGCTGTGCCCCACATATTCTAACACTTTCTAGAAGGTCGTAATT
The Mesotoga sp. BH458_6_3_2_1 DNA segment above includes these coding regions:
- the lysA gene encoding diaminopimelate decarboxylase, yielding MIDFQKLANEFGTPLYVYDAQKIRKRIAKAKKVFEGLDAEIVFALKANNNPSLLKIMAEQEIGADVVSRGELLASKMAGMKRILWNGNGKTHEDIVHFTNQGLDIVCVDSLQELPLWDGVDVKKLLRVNPDVDARTHPHISTGLRAHKFGVPIEKVEGVADRIDGLHLHIGSQITDVEPFLDAYSKALECAKEFGFKYIDLGGGWGIDYEGEELDIEKLQKGIAKLFSDFEGKLISELGRYIIGPAGYLVTTVVSVKPSEKIFVVTDAGMNALIRPVLYDAHHRIQVLSGTSKSVTADVVGPLCESGDILARSRKIEVPIPGTAIVFENAGAYGFSMANNYNGMPLPAEVLVDGDSEKLIRRRQSIEELFTNVKM
- a CDS encoding alpha/beta fold hydrolase, with amino-acid sequence MTRRVSLAVLLVVLLGGMLFATGSEYTVVKGDTLWEIGKAYGVDWKEIAELNGITDEFALQVGTVLKIPAAYTEISVMIPNIDHEIPAVICIPNGDGPFPLVVMLHGTGSDKSEAGGGYLLAAPALAEAGIASVRFDFIGNGESTADYINYNFTSAIDDTNIAFAYAASLPRVNGHRAGIMGWSQGGTIALLAAGQNPAYKSVLCWAGAPDLSGVGSLEAYEIAKQNGYYELTFDWRTPLKLGLQWFDEAYGTDVLQVFSNSSAPVLAINGAEDTTVDPVNARRIVDASRNSESKVLLIEGADHTFNIFTGDMTAFNQLIEATVDWFDKTL